The window TCAGGTTATTTTGGAACCAGTTAGTTTTCCCGATTTATAAAACTAGAACGCATGAATGCAAACTTCTATAATTTACaggcccctacttaaggactccagacttacagacgacccctatataaagacggacccctctgcccactgtgacctctggtgaagctctctggatgttactatagtctcaggctgcaataatcagctgtaaggtgtctgtaatgaagctttattaataatccttggtcctattacagcaaaaaaatgtaaaactccaattgtcactggagcaaaaaaaaaaaaaaattgtcaggaactacaatgataaaaatatacagtttcgacttgcatacaaatttgacttaagaacaaacctgcctgtatatttatttttttccatcatAACACAGAGCTCATAGACATATATAACAACCTGCAAAACAAAAGAAACACTGACAGGTATTGTGAATATCATTGACCTGGTGAGAACGAcaaccctcagggcgcgttcacacgttgcgttttggtcgcgttttcattgcgtttgaaacgcatatacaacagctgatgagaggtgatttgcctaattacattactgtttacgtttctaaacgcaatgttaacgcatgcgttaacaaaacgcatgcattaacgcgttaacgcatgcgttgacatcgcgtttacgatgcgttttgtaaacagaaatgttagcagcgatgtaattaggcaaatcacctctcatcaactgttgtatatgtgtttcaaacgcaatgaaaacgtgaccaaaacgcaacgtgtgaacgcgccctcaacgtGTGAAATGAGGGGTGTAGTGGAGGGGCGGTGATTTGAGGCTCAGTGGCCACAGGAGGCAGAGGGAGCTTGACTGGATAACAGCGCTctccccgcctccttgactgcataGCCGAAATACCAAAGAAGGAATACAAGTCGATTGTACAGGAAAGGTGTTGCATAGAAGAGTAGGAAGATCATCAATTGGATCCATATATACCAATGTATAGGTATATAGTGTTTTAGGTGCATGGCCCATGGCagaggtgacatgttccctttatggCCAAGTAGCTGTTGACATATCAGGGTACAAATGTTGACCCGGTTTACTGTTATAATCATCCATTATGGGCACATTGATATCCGAAGTGGGTCATGGAAGAAAGAAAAGACCGAGGCCTGTTCTATAAGTCATATCTTACACCATATGGATACTGTACGTGTGTCACATACATGGGGGAAGAGGTAGCAACAGGATTTGCTATGAGAAGACAGGTTGTAAGAATGtaagcaaatgaacctgaggggctccaggctccattaacacctatggagcctagagcccatcaggcacatttgcataaaatccttcatcctggtggtagatgccctttaccaTTTGGAGCTACAGAACCACTACACTAAAATATggcaatatcatgtttaatcatTACAcactggggggaaaaaaaaaaaatatatgaggaCTATTTTGagaaaaaggtgaaaaaaggTACAGCCATAGGCCAGCTGCAGCCTGTGGAAATAGGCCTGTATATTGGTCCGATCCCTCAGACTGCACAGGAATGTGCATTATACCGAAATCTTCTAGCCAAACCTCGGTGCTGGTACTATAAAACCTCTTAGTGTCAGGGCTGCAGTTTggctggcagacagggagtccttgcatcatttttttttgtatgatgcaaggattcccgtTCTGTGCAATACCTTCAGTTCATGGCATCAGACCAATATACAGGCCCCCGTCGCACACATATTTGGCCTTACCCTCCACATCTCAGTCCAAAGGAGCTTTTAATGGAAGCGCTGGCTAAAAACAATTGGATAAATACAGTCCAAGAAGCCCCAGTTTGTAGCTAACAGGATTAAAAGTGTTGTTTCTAACATTTTGGCGTTAGATACCACAGCATTATAACAAAATATAACAACCAAAGTTTCCATCTTACCACAAACTGTAAactgctcctgccctcctccaaaCTTTATTGTTCACTGGAGAATAACTATGCAAGCATACACTTACAAGAGAGCCAAAATGTATTCCTTTAGGATATTAAACAAGTTTAACAATGGCACATGTAATATTTGTGTGCAGCAGCTGTGACTAAGGGTTGAATCTcttaaaaggaaatttaccacaaggatgaaggattgtaaaccaggcacacttacatgctggtgcatgccccctctggcaggaccagctcctcttttagcttcttatgcatttttttttaaaggctgttaaaactatgcaaatgaccttgaggggctctgggctccataggtgttaatggagactggagcacctcaggctcatttgcatagtttttaaagccttttcatTCTGAAATGAATAAAGggaataaaaagcttaaagaggggtggtagatgttctttaagtagAGTAGCAGATATGTAGTTGGGCTGgctcaccagaggatcctccggtcgGCCCAGGCACTAAACCAGTTCTGGACCCCAGAGGTACAGCAGAATAACCACTAATTTGGAGTCTGTTTTCTAGAAGCTGATGGagggtgggcccaaggaaccccagtctgacactgtatGTAGTCCAACACTTCCTACAAGGTCATTGAAGCAATGACCCACAGACTTTTGGCAGGGGGAGACCACATGACCTGGAGTTAAATGCAACTGCTAAAGGGTCATATATAAGGAAACAGAGCAAGGAGGCGATAAATTAACCATATTTAGAATACATATTCTACATGTATTCATATCTGTTGCTATAttcttactaaaaaaaaaaaaaaaaaattatgtaatctgtgtttttaatgattttttttttaaatcaaagatCAGTCCTCAAACATCGAACATAAAAAAAgcagaaaaatagaaataaagccCAGTCTATGATAAAGACCTTTACGTGAGGACAATTGTACAGAGTGCGCACTTTTTGATTGTTACATGTGAAATGGAAAATTATTTATAACATAGCTAAAGAGTCAACATATATTCCAACTTGGTAGCATATGGAAAATACTGTGATACAGCCAACTAGTGGTGGATGATGAGAGTCCATGCTGTATGCTGTGATGACAAAAACAGAATTATCAAACAATAATATTATTTAAGCCACAAAATAAAACGAGTCCACAATGAAGAAGCCCAGGAACAGACACAGGCAGGAAACCTTCATACGGACGTCAGAGCCGTCTGTTTATGTTCTTTACATCTTGAATGTAACTCGACAATTTTTGGGAAGCCATAAGACCCAATTTTTTGCAATTTCGGCTTCCAGAAGAGTCATTTTTTCTGTAAATGAAAATGCAATTTTGCAGGAAGTCTAAAAGATTTGTGTCCCACCAGCTCCTACAGCATCTTCAGGAGCACAACACAAGTCCTGCGTACAGCTCCATCACTTCAGGAGATACAAAAGGTAGAGGTGATAAGTCTTCCAAACCAAGAAGTGGCTCTCCCAATCACGGCACGCTCAGCTTTTCTATTCCATGAGTTCGTAGGTGGAAGTTTAGGTACGACCACTTTGAGAAGCATTTCTTGCACTCGGGACAACTGAAGAGCTTATCTGAAGAATGCGTCCTTTGATGCGTCACCATGTGCGAGCTCTGGGTAAAACGTTTACCGCATTTCGGACAAGCAAATGGCTTTTCTCCAGTGTGTGTTCTGTAATGCGTTGCCATATTGGACCGTCGACTAAATCTCTTCCCACAGTCCGGGCAGgcatatggcttctctcctgtgtgagttttaAGATGCATTCCCAGGTGAGACCTTTTGGCAAACCGCTTGTCACAGTGGCTGCAAGCGTAGGGCTTGTCTACTGAAGACGACGGGCCATGGGACAGCTGATGTACAAGAAGAGAGTTCATGGTCTCAAACAGCTGATTTTGTTCTTCACAAACACGGGCAGGATTCGGATCGACATATGCTGGTTCTTCATCATATATATAGTTAAATTGATCGGTTTCTTCTTTAATCTGTGGATGTTCTGTGAAACTGGAGTCTCCAACGTACCTACCGTAGGCCGTCCATGCTTGTTCCTCACATTGCTCTGATGTAGATGTATAGGCGAGATTGTCCACAGCATGATTGGGTGACACAATTGGAAAATTTTCTCCGCTGTCCTCTAGTTGTGGGCCGTGAAATGAGGTTGCGGTTTGCTTCGCTAGGTTActtgatgaggaggaggacaaggTGTAAGAATCTTCTTGCAGATCTTCCTCTAAAAGAGAGATCCAGAAGTATAAAGCATAGCTTCAAGCGTTTCATCACATCTTTTAAATTAAAAAGCTGAAATCATGGcgtaaataaaagtaaaaggaATCAAGGTGAAAGGTCTCCAAAGCTCCCACTCATTCTTTATACTTCAGCCATACCTTTTACTGAAAAAACTGATATATTATAAGCAGTAACACCGGGGGAAGACAATAATTAGCAACtattgtatataaattatataggACCGTGGTAGCGAACCTATTGCACAGGTGACCTCTATGGGGGCACCCAGGTCTTCACAGAGCACAGATTTCACTAGACAACACTCAAGGCCTCCTGAAATTCCCATCACCCAGACCAGTGCCATTTTCAAGCAACAGGAGTGAGAAGaagtggacagatctggattatcataggagatcctgctctgggtcccacaGTTctccaggggaccctggagggaagctacaataatctgaatttctcccccttctttctactatattggtgtccACAGGATGAtgttgatacaattgaaagctgtgacaaagcaGGGTACAATTAAGGTGCTGATTAAATTgctaatgttggcactttgcgataagtagtttttgttgtagtttggacacttggtctctaaaaggcttgccatcactgatctaggagaACCACTTCATAAAATTAAAGGGTTTCCCAAGAATTCTGGAAAAACCATTAGAGACAAAAGTTTACCAACCCTGCTTTCAGTTCCCAAGTTGCTCCAGGGCTGAAGCACCAGAGGGGCATGAGGCCACACAGTGGCCTCCTTGGATCATGGGAGATCAATTAAGATGTccgaggaaggagaccatggactgACTGAAGCAGGTCCTGTGCCTCGTGTGCAGGTGAAGCAGTAGACTTtttcttgcccccccaggggcttTCCAAAATGTTCCAGGGGCAGAGTACAATGAATGTTCAGACACATTTGTACAGTCAATGTTGCATTGATTTTACCGGCAAACCCCAACACATTCTCAAAACTTGCCTGTGCAGGTGGCCTCATGGACAACTGAAGTTTCCCAGGAATTCATCACATACGACTCTTCTGCTACATGACCAATCGATACAGCGTCAGTGCAGAAGTCACCTATGAAAGCGACACACACATTGTAACCCAAGAATAACATTTATCCCATTGGCTAGTATAAAATAACAGGTGACTGGTAAATgaatccaaaaaaaataaataaaaatcacttACCTGCATAGGTGTTGGTCGATTCATCTACTGGTTCAATTTCAGATGTGCTTTGGCAGCCATCTTCTTCCTCAGTGACCACAACAGCCTTAATCTCTTCAGTGCACATCTCTAATACATAAACCAAAAAAATTCTCATATTAGCATTGGGACAGGCCCTGTGCACCAGTTCCCCGATATGTGAAATATAGCCCAAATTTAACCAGCTCTTACCTGGTTCTTCTAGGGGAGGGGTGCTGGATCTCTGAGGACTCTCCATAACCACCTTCTGATAAAGGTCTCGGTGTTCCTCTATATAGTCCCACTCTTCCATGGTGAAATAGACCGAGACATCACCACACTTTAGAGGTACCTGCTATTTAaacgttttattttttaataaggaTATCACTCCAAAATGGTGTGCAAAATGTGTACGTATTTAGTAGGATTAGGACACTTCTGAAAGTGAAGATACAGTTCCCAtaaattggtcagtgttatctttatcctggaaacctaccatcaaaatccattgggataaaccagggacacttacatagatccaggcaccgtgactgtggtatcttcttatatttgttatccatggcctcctttttagaattgagttttaaaattatgctaatgagcccgaaagTTTACTGCAGCGGTTCCCAAAGTCCCTCCGGgcttcagattcacaggctgcttCGCCCCTCTCCCtccgcctgctgtaatctcactgcattgcagaggaagtttcagcacacagtttgGAGTGCTCCTGCGCAGTGTAACAATCCGTGAATCTTCAGCGCGGAGGGGCTTTAGGAAGAGCTTAAGtagtccttcaggctcataagcataatttaaaaagttgattttataaggaggaTCACAAagaaaagaagattaccacaatcatgcTGCCTGGATCCATTATTAAGTGCCCCTTCTGTATCCAAGCTTGATTCTGATGTTGGATTTCCATTTAGGTAGATACGATTGTAGGTTCCCCCCTTCTGGTCTCAGCCTTCAACTAGCCCCCTATAATCCTTTTATATTACCCAACCTGATATAAACTTTATCTTAATAATATGCAAATTATCAGCAAAGACTACTGGGGCATTGAGTAGCCTGTCCAAGTTTTAGGACCAAAGGCTACTCcctgctccagtagcctctgctgtcccaCCTTCTTagtatactcacctctgtgtgcACCATCCTTTTGGACCCCAACAATAGACCACTTCCACCTTCTTACATGTCCTACTTGCACTCCTAATACAGCTACTGTGTTATGAAGTAGCCTTTGATCCCAAAGCACAGACAGTCTACTCCATGCCCCCCGTAGCCCCTGACAATAATTTGCATACAAGCCAGATAAAGTTTAGATGAGATTTGGCAAAGATCAGGATTAGATAGTTTAGGTCTGAGGACAGAGGGAGGAACCTAccattggatctaccttaataagttTATTCCTCACGGTAGGTTTATTTTAATGGCAGCTGGATATTCATAGGCATTATTCAACATGGACATTGGCTATAACTTTTCCTATAGACCATTTAGGTTTGGGTACTCCATTTCCTTACTGCCGCTACCTACGAAAATACTCACCTCTCCAATTTCTGTACTGCTGGGTGGGTAGGAATTCTTTTTCACCATCACATATTCCTACAGAAGAAACAGATGTGCTTAAGAATCAAATCCTGACCTATAGCCTTATGTATGACAATAccaagtgcaaaataaaataaactgcaCCAGTTTGTGAATTTAAGTGATTGCAAGCAAGTACAATTATAGTGTTGAAAGACCAATCCTTAAGAATGAACTAGGATCTGctttctaaagtaagcagctcctagcgctaccccatttttagcactgaTAAACTGGTAGCTTTATCGGTACCCTcctataaagctagcagacactgctgcacaATACCCTTCATGAGGGGATGGTCCGAGACGCTGCTTCTGCCCTTGACtgcccctcccacaccataggccagcggtgactgacGAATGAAGCCCGGCAGTCACCACCGGCATATGGAGTAGGGGcagaagcagcgcctcggaccgctccctcatgaatatcccagaccgctgtaagcttggtccggtgtTCCGAGGGtatggcgctgcagtgtctgctagctttatcctaGGGTTCCTATAAAGCTAGCAGtccatcactgctaaaaatggggtagcactagagtgacaggtcctctttaaaggtaatttatacatgatgacaggttccaatagcctctggcatgttgatttaaagAAAGTTGTGCATCTAAATAATTTGACTGCTTTTTAAtggtttctttaaaggaaacctaccatttgattggatgcattatgaagcaaacataccttgagaatgctgtggctacactgatgcaggatcatatcttggttaatccctgagcagagtggttttgctgaaaaaccaattataacattatgataaagaAGCTGTgttgcttctatggctccttcagcttGGTTCAGCACCTCTCCTAGcaggtttttctctgcaggagaggatgatgtaatcactgggttgtgcctgaaggcagactaatcaattgctgcaccatccaccaactactgtatatgagtgatccagctcaggttgattagtcatgcttgactaacatCCATttgtttcccaaggtcctgaatgttataatttttttttttttttttttttttttttttcagcaaatccactgatctcagggattaaccaagatatgatcctgcatcagtgtagctagatcattctcaaggtatgtttgcttcttaatgcatgaaatcaaatggtaggtttcctttaacattacctggctccctgccagcagcatgtggagaGTCCCGATGAGGGAGGAGGCAGGGCAATTCAAATGAGCGTTGCTTGTGGTGGTAAGCTGATGCAAGTGGAGGGAGGGACAGGGTGATGAACGAGAAGGTCCCGTGGAGAAGATGATATGTGCCATTATTTAAAAGGCCAACTTGCCTTACAGGCTACTGGAACCTACCATCatttaaaaatgaccttcctgatgacaagtCCCCTTTAAGGTTCCAATATGCAAATCCTGCAGCAAGCAGTTGTTCCACAAAGCAGAGGCAGATGACACCATTCACCATTTATTGGCGGTGCAGATGTACTATAACTCAACTCCTATTATAAAGTGAACAGGGAGCCAAGTTGCAATACCTTACTATGGCCAATACACAGTGGATGGCGCCATTTTGTACTGACTCCCTGGAGGTTGTATGGAACAGCTGGTTAAATATGGATAGTGCACCATTCCcacatatatttaatatataccaTCATTACAGGAGTCTACTGGGAAGACCTCTCTCACCTCTCCCGTCAGCAAGGAGATAATTTCCATGGCTAAATTTAAGAGTCTTTTATTCATTAACTTTTCTTTCTTGTTTTCTatgaaatctgaaaaaaaaaaaaaaagttagaaaattaTAGCAGATATGGGCACATAACACTACTGAATGGGACCACCCTCCTTACCACAGTGCGGATCAGTGCCAATGGCCTTGTCCACCATTAGCTTGCCAGTCAACGTCAGCTCATGTTGCATTTCCTCAGACTCCATCAGACCTTTTAAGGATGATGGAAACGCTTGTGCAAGAGATTGCGAAATGGAAGAGTCGACACGAGAAATGTTTTCTGTTTGTGCTTTAGTGCAGGACGGAGCCTTGGAGTCATCTTGTACATCTGAGAGGTCTGGCACATCCAAGAAGACCATAGGGACCGCATCCGGTTTAAGGATCATTTTGGTGCCGTTGAACTTATAACTTTTTGTCGAGAAATGTTTGGAACAGATTTGATAAAGCCCGAGTCTGCTGGACTGCAGTACATTCAGTGCCATTGTATCGATGTCAGCGAACGTGTTGCCCGTCTGTTGGAGCCACAGTCTTATCAAGTGGAGGGAGCTCGGGAAGCTGTGAAATGTGACGTCACCGTCACATGCAGAATCACTGTGACAATTCTTCACGATACACTTAGTCATGGTGATTTATCTAGAGACAAAGAGTTCAAGATCACAACAAGTGAGAAGACCAAAAGGTGGcgaaattttataaaatttttaattcCGAAAATTCCTTTATAACCACTAGGAGAGCAGCACAGATACTCTAAGATTAAAATACGATAATGGAAATAGTAGGAAATCTAAAGGTTTTAAATAACATTATCAGTGCAGTTTATCTTGTGGAAATTTGAAGAATCAGTTATGTTGAAAATCCTCAGATAGATATATCTCTGCTTGGATCTAGTTCCTCCTACCGACGCGTTTCAGCTTGACCTAAAGAGTCTTAATCATAGATAGTCTATTATTAAGGCTTATAAGGTCAAGCCAAAACGAGTCGGTAATCAAGTTCCTACCTGACTGTACTTCTGGCTTTTATCTTATGTCCTAATAAATAAGAGTTTGTCTGCTTCAACCTTGCCAaaatattgatttgtaaagcgctacggaatttgatggcgctatatattattatataaaaagGTACAACCGCTTAAAGAAACATGGTCTGCAGCAGCCTCATAAAGCTACAAAAGGAGCAAACCTGCACAATCACTGTAGGAGGAACTAGATCCAAGGGGTCCCAGtagccagacccccccccccctattctgTGTCTAGTAGAGTAATTGTAGATTTAAAGGGATGTACCAAGGTTACAATGACATGTATGTACGTTTGTGCGTATGTCTCGTATATATAAATATGAGacgcacaaacatacatacatacatgtcattGTAACCTTGGTACATCCCTTTAAATCTACAATTACTCTACTAGACACAGAATAGGGGGGGCTGATTACTGGGACCCCTTGGACTTAGTACATATATGGCCCAAATACCTAGCTTGTCTTTTGCTTTCTACTTTCGGAATAATGGTGGCTGAGTTTACAGATTTAAAGGGAATGCGATCACATTAAGTATTTGGGATATATACATTCCATACTATAGGATTATAGTGGTAGTGAGCTGTGACAGCAAAATTTAGTGGTGTAGCAGTTTCCCAGTGTGATAATCCCACATCCAACACATGAAGCTACATAAACAATTTCACTGTGGTCTGAGAGTACAATACACAAGTGACACTATACACAGAATATAACTTGTGCCCTGCACAGTGACACACAGATGCAGTGATGTTGCACTTTATGGCCAACTGCTGCAATGTGACAACATAACAACATTCCCCCACAACACACAATTCATCTCCTACCTTATTGTAATCAAGGACTCAGCCAAGGCTTGTGGGCGGAGGGATCTGTGCTGGAAGGCGGAGTGATATGGTAATCCGTCCACGTTCATTGGTAGTTGGGTTGTGGACGGACACAGGGCGAGGAATGGAGACTTCTGGGAAATGTAGTTTAGTTTCCTTTATCTTATACAGGCCTGGATTACTGGAGGACTACAATGACCATCATGCTGCTGTGCTGGTGACTTGCAATGAGGCTACCAATGAGGCTTCTCAGGTGCGGGGAAATGACACTTCCTGTGATGATGCGTCTTCTAGTCTTTCCTTACTGATCTGTTATCTACATTTATCACATGGAAAAGCTTTAATTCTGCATTTGTAAAAGTGCATCAGCTTGGCAGCTAGAagggaatgctgggacttgtagttctgggCAGAAGCTGCAAATCCATAAAGCAGTTTTTAGTATAAATTCACACTACCATTGACATCAATCATCCATTGGGATCAATTAGTgaaatatctgttatccatgcgttttttgcAAACACAAGGAAAGTACTTGCAGCCtctgtcattttttctgtccaagGAAATCATGGATAACGGATCGCTGCCTCAACAGAATATAACGGATATCATCAAATTtgtattgatgtcaatgggatttttaatagatatgttaaacctctgttcttgaacgttagtgtgaacttagccctgCATAGTACAATGACACTGGGGTGATATGTTGTGGTAAAATATTATAAACACAACCAATTTTGCCTGGgtgcatttttaattttatgcAACTTGAATTCTGGAAGTTGTACTTTTTAGGATTGTTAAATGTACTGGAGATTCCTCCAGCCTTGTTTTTCTTGGATTGGTTGTTGTATATATTCCATTTATCCTTGAGTATAAGCTAACCC is drawn from Engystomops pustulosus chromosome 9, aEngPut4.maternal, whole genome shotgun sequence and contains these coding sequences:
- the LOC140076431 gene encoding uncharacterized protein, with protein sequence MALVWVMGISGGLECCLVKSVLCEDLGAPIEVTCAIEEDLQEDSYTLSSSSSSNLAKQTATSFHGPQLEDSGENFPIVSPNHAVDNLAYTSTSEQCEEQAWTAYGRYVGDSSFTEHPQIKEETDQFNYIYDEEPAYVDPNPARVCEEQNQLFETMNSLLVHQLSHGPSSSVDKPYACSHCDKRFAKRSHLGMHLKTHTGEKPYACPDCGKRFSRRSNMATHYRTHTGEKPFACPKCGKRFTQSSHMVTHQRTHSSDKLFSCPECKKCFSKWSYLNFHLRTHGIEKLSVP
- the LOC140076613 gene encoding uncharacterized protein; this encodes MTKCIVKNCHSDSACDGDVTFHSFPSSLHLIRLWLQQTGNTFADIDTMALNVLQSSRLGLYQICSKHFSTKSYKFNGTKMILKPDAVPMVFLDVPDLSDVQDDSKAPSCTKAQTENISRVDSSISQSLAQAFPSSLKGLMESEEMQHELTLTGKLMVDKAIGTDPHCDFIENKKEKLMNKRLLNLAMEIISLLTGEEYVMVKKNSYPPSSTEIGEQVPLKCGDVSVYFTMEEWDYIEEHRDLYQKVVMESPQRSSTPPLEEPEMCTEEIKAVVVTEEEDGCQSTSEIEPVDESTNTYAGDFCTDAVSIGHVAEESYVMNSWETSVVHEATCTGKF